The Clostridium sp. AWRP genome has a window encoding:
- a CDS encoding NYN domain-containing protein: MRNIFVDGYNVINSWPKLNNIKNYSLETARQSLIETLSNYSVYKDYKVFIVFDAHMVSGSLEKKEKINKNVVVVFTKENETADSFIERTVNNIGRKNEVFVVTSDSLEQQVTFQRGAVRMSSIEFYHEVNNVENHIKNKIEKRYHEQRNTLEDSIKEDILEKLEKIRKSD, from the coding sequence TTGAGAAACATTTTTGTAGATGGATATAATGTTATAAATAGTTGGCCTAAGTTAAATAATATAAAAAATTATAGTCTTGAAACCGCAAGACAGTCGCTTATAGAAACTTTAAGCAATTACTCGGTATATAAGGACTATAAAGTTTTTATAGTATTTGATGCCCATATGGTATCGGGAAGCTTAGAAAAAAAAGAGAAAATTAATAAAAATGTTGTAGTAGTATTTACTAAAGAAAATGAGACGGCAGATAGTTTTATAGAAAGAACTGTAAATAATATAGGACGTAAGAATGAAGTATTTGTAGTAACTTCTGATTCGTTAGAACAGCAAGTAACATTTCAGAGAGGTGCTGTTAGGATGTCCTCTATTGAATTTTATCATGAAGTTAATAATGTAGAGAATCATATAAAAAATAAAATTGAAAAGAGATATCACGAACAAAGAAATACTTTGGAAGATAGTATAAAAGAGGATATATTGGAAAAACTTGAAAAGATTCGTAAAAGTGACTAA